GGGCAGGTGTATTTGGACGATTACGCCCACCACCCGCGCGAAATCGAGGCGTTCTTGCGTTCGGTGCGGGCCCTGTACCCGGGGCGGCGGCTGCGGGTGGTGTTTCAGCCCCACCTGTTCACCCGCACCCGCGACTTTGCCGAGGGTTTTGCACAGAGTTTAAGTATTGCGGATGAGGTAATTCTGTTGGATATTTACCCCGCCCGTGAGCTGCCGCTGCCCGGCGTCACGTCGGAGATTGTCTTGGCGGGCATCACCAGTCCAATTAAATCCATTCAAACCAAGGCCCAGGTGCTGGCCGGGGCCCAAACCGACCCGCTCGAAGTGCTGGCCACGGTGGGGGCCGGCGATATTGATACCCTTGTTCCAGGATTAAAATTGATTTTTGCTGAACGTTGGAAAAATTAATTCAGCAGTGCCAAACGCTTGACTTGATAAAGTTAAAATCAACGTCCAATTTTTAAATAATACGAGGCGTAATAATTAATTTATTCCTTCGATTTTTTGCCACCATTCATGCACCGCACCGTTCGGAATTTTTCAGTTGTTTTTGTCTGCCTCCTGGTGCTGGGCGGGCTGGGCGTATTTGCGGCCGTGCGCCAAGCCCACCGGCCGGTGGGAGCCGTAGATGTGAGCATCGCCAACGAATTTGATAATTATTTCATCAGCGAGCGGGGCATAACGGCCCTGCTCACCAAGGGCGGGCAGGAGCCCGTGCTGGGCACCCGCCCCGAGGGCCCCCGGCTGCGCGAACTGGAAGCACGCCTTGCGGCCCACCCGTTCGTGCGCACCGCCCAGGTATACCGCGACCTAGCCGGGGACCTGCACGCCGACGTGACTCAAAACCGCCCCATTGCCCGCCTCACGCACCCCGACGCGCGCCTCGATACTTACGTAGACGCCGCCGGCCAGCCGCTGCCCCTCTCGCCCCTCTACACGGCGCGGGTAGCCACGGTGGCCCGGCCGGGCGGGGCGGCGCTGCCGGCCAGTTTTTTTCAGGACAGCACGGGGCAACGCTGCCTCGGGTTCCTTCGTTTTGTGGACGAGCACCCCTTTTGGCGGGCGCAGGTAGCAGAGGTAATAATTGCGGCCGACGGCCGCTTATCTTTCACCCAGCAAGTAGGCGACCAGCGCATAGAATTTGGGGCCCCGGACAACATTCCCGAGAAATTCGCTAAGCTTATGGTATTTTACCGCCAAATTCCTTCAGTCCTTGGGTGGGATACCTACCACCGTGTGAATGTGGAATACCAGAACCAAATCATTTGCGAATAGCAATTCGCTGATATATAACTACATTGGGCCTAGGTCCGCTCTTTTCTTTACCCGCCCCCACTGCTTTCGCCAGGCACCTCTCTCATGCAACAGGATAAAATCGTCGTCGGGCTCGACATCGGCACCACAAAAATCTGCGCCCTGGTGGGCCGCAAAAATGAATTCGGCAAACTCGAAATTTTAGGCATGGGCAAAGCCGTGTCGGAGGGGGTTTCGCGGGGCATTGTGCTCAATATCGACAAGACGGTGGACGCCATCCGGCGCGCCATCCGCCAGGCCGAGGAGCAGTCGGGCATCAGCATTGGCGTGGTGAACGTGGGCATTGCCGGGCAGCACATCAAAAGCCTGCGCCACAACGGCAGCATCACGCGCAACTCAGCCGACACCATCGGCCCCGACGACGTGAACCGCCTCACCCAAGATATGTACCGGCTCGTGACGCAGCCCGGCTCACAAATCATTCACGTAATGCCCCAAGATTATAAGGTGGATTACGAGGAGGGCATCGTGGACCCGGTGGGCTACGAAGGCGTGCGGTTGGAGGGCAACTTTCACATCATCACGGCCCAGAGCACGGCCATCAACAACATCAACAAGTGCGTCACCAAGGCGGGGCTGGAAATCGCCGACCTCATCCTCGAACCGCTGGCCAGTGCCATGTCCATCCTTTCGGAGGAGGAGAAGGAGGCGGGCGTGGCCCTGATTGACATCGGGGGCGGTACCACCGACTTGGCCATTTTCAAGGATGGCATCATCCGGCACGCGGCGGTGCTGCCGTTCGGAGGCAACATCATCACCCAGGACATCAAGCAGGGCTGCAACGTGGCACCCGGCCAGGCCGAGCAACTGAAAGTAAAATTCGGCAAGGCCATTGCCGAGGAAGCCAGCGACCACGAAATCGTGAGCATTCCCGGCCTGCCCAACCGCCCGCCCAAGGAAGTTTCGTTGAAAAACCTAGCCTATATCATCGAGGCCCGGATGTCGGAAATCATGGAGCTGGTGTACGCCGAAATTTATCGCATGGGCCTGCACGACCAGCTTTCGGCCGGTATCGTGCTCACCGGTGGCGGCTCGCAGCTGCAAAACCTGGAGCAGCTCACCGAGTACATCACCGGCCTCGACACCCGCATTGGCTACCCCAACCAACACCTGGGCAAGAGCCGCATCGAGGCCGTAAAATCGCCGATGTACGCCACCACCGTAGGCCTCGTGCTCTCGGGCTATCACGGCCTGGAAGAGCGCAGCCCACGCTCGTTGTTCGACGAAGAGCCCAGCGCCTATGTAGTGCCGCCCGCCGCGGCGCCCGCCGCCCCTGCGCCGCAGGCAGCTTTGCCGGCGCGCCCGGTGGCAGCCCCCGCCCCGGCCCCCGAGCCCAAGAAAGAACCCAAGCAGCCCAGCCGCGCCGCCGGTTTCTTCAAGGATATCCTCAGCCGCACCAAAGGGCTGTTAATTGATGACTACGACGATAAATCTTATTAATTGTTGAATGGGTGCATAGTCTAATTGTTGTCGCTTAATATTTTATACCGACTTCATTCTACTTATATGCAGTTAATTGTCAAGCGCGCTAGCGCTTCATCAATTTAACCACGAACAATTAAATAGTTATTTCCCATGAATTACAAATTCGATATTCCTGCCCAGACCAAGTCCATCATTAAAGTGATTGGGGTGGGCGGCGGTGGCTCCAATGCCGTGAAGCACATGCACAAGCAGGGCATCAAGGATGTGGAGTTCATCATTTGCAATACCGACCAGCAGGCCCTGCAAAGCTCAACGGTGCCCAATAAGCTCCAAATTGGAGTAGACCTGACCGAGGGCCTCGGCGCTGGGGCTAAGCCCGAGCGCGGCCGCCAGGCGGCGCTGGAAAGCAAAGAGCAAATCCGCGAGTTGTTGAACCAGGGCACCAAAATGCTCTTCATCACGGCGGGTATGGGCGGCGGTACTGGTACCGGCGCTGCCCCAGTCATTGCACAGGTGGCCCAGGAACTGGGAATTCTGACGGTGGGCATCGTGACGGCGCCCTTCCTGTTTGAAGGCAAGAAGAAGCGTTTACAGGCCGAGGAAGGCATCAAAGAGCTAAGCGCGCACTGCGATACGGTGCTGGTAATTCTTAATGACAAGCTGCCCCAGATTTACGGCAACCTGACGATGAGCGCTGCCTTCGCCAAGGCCGATACGGTGCTGACCACGGCCGCCAAGTCAATTGCCGAAATCATCACGGTGACGAGCGATGTGAACGTGGACTTTGAGGACGTGAAAACGACCATGAAGCAATCGGGTGCTGCCGTGATGGGTAGTAGCATCACCGACGGCGAAAACCGCGCCCGCCGCGCCGCTGAGGAGGCCTTGAACTCACCGCTGCTCAACAATACTGACATCCACGGGGCCCAGAAAATCCTGCTCTCCATTATGTCGGGCATCGAGCACGAGTTGGAAATGGACGAGCTGACGGAAATCACTGAGTACATTCAGGACAAAGCTGGGCAGGACGCAGAGATGATTTTCGGTCATGGCGTGGACGAGACGCTGGGCCAGAGCATTCGGGTGACGGTAATTGCCACGGGTTTTGCCCGCGAGGCGCACACCATCACCACGCCTGGCCAGCGCCCAGCCGCCGAAGCCGCTCCTGAGCCAGCCGAGCGCCAGTCCGCGCCGTCGGCTAATGTTGCTGGGGCCCCGGCCGCGCCGTTCGTGCCTAGCTTCGGCCCACCCCCGGCCGAGCCTGCCCGTGTACACCTCACCTTGGATGGCCCGGGCCTGCCTGGTAATACTCCACCGCTAACGGGCCAGCCCATCAACGGCCCTGGTGAACCAGTGCTGTTGCCGGCCAATACTACCACCGCGCCGGCCCGCCCGCGCCCGATGGATGCTCAAGCCGAAGAGCGTCGCCGCCGCATGCAGGAGCTAAGCCACGGTTTGCCGCCCGATGCTGTCACGCAATACGAAGCCCCAGCCTATTTGCGCCGTCAAGTAAAATTGGAAACAGTGGTGCCCAGTTCAGAGCAAAATATTTCACGCTTCAACTTGTCGGACGACAACGAATTGCTCGGCGATAACCGCTTTTTGCACGATAACGTGGATTAGAACGTTGCGCCGCGTTAGTAACGAAGCAGCCCGCACTGAATTGATTCAGTGCGGGCTGCTTCGTTTTACAGGATCTACCGCATTTGACTTGCGTAAATACTTATTTGCGAAGCAGGGCCCCCAGCTTTGTAAGGCTAAAAAGCTAGTAGTGCTGCTGCCTGCTCGCGCAACAATTGCTCCAGCAAGGGCGTCGTTAAGCCCCCCTCGGCGGTTAGTTCTTTATCGATAAAGGGGAGACGCACGCGCTGAGGGAGCACGGCGGAGTCGAGGTACATCAGCACGTCGGTGAGGTGGCTCAGGGCCAGGCTACCGCCTTGGCTGCCGGTGCCCAGGCCCACCAGAGCGGCCTTTTTGCCACGCAAGCCGCCACGGTAGGGGAGGCCGTCAATGAACAGTTTTAGGGCCCCAGGAAACGAGCAATTGTATTCGGGCACGAAGAAAACTACTTTGTCGCTAGCGTCT
This genomic stretch from Hymenobacter sp. PAMC 26628 harbors:
- the ftsA gene encoding cell division protein FtsA, giving the protein MQQDKIVVGLDIGTTKICALVGRKNEFGKLEILGMGKAVSEGVSRGIVLNIDKTVDAIRRAIRQAEEQSGISIGVVNVGIAGQHIKSLRHNGSITRNSADTIGPDDVNRLTQDMYRLVTQPGSQIIHVMPQDYKVDYEEGIVDPVGYEGVRLEGNFHIITAQSTAINNINKCVTKAGLEIADLILEPLASAMSILSEEEKEAGVALIDIGGGTTDLAIFKDGIIRHAAVLPFGGNIITQDIKQGCNVAPGQAEQLKVKFGKAIAEEASDHEIVSIPGLPNRPPKEVSLKNLAYIIEARMSEIMELVYAEIYRMGLHDQLSAGIVLTGGGSQLQNLEQLTEYITGLDTRIGYPNQHLGKSRIEAVKSPMYATTVGLVLSGYHGLEERSPRSLFDEEPSAYVVPPAAAPAAPAPQAALPARPVAAPAPAPEPKKEPKQPSRAAGFFKDILSRTKGLLIDDYDDKSY
- the ftsZ gene encoding cell division protein FtsZ, which produces MNYKFDIPAQTKSIIKVIGVGGGGSNAVKHMHKQGIKDVEFIICNTDQQALQSSTVPNKLQIGVDLTEGLGAGAKPERGRQAALESKEQIRELLNQGTKMLFITAGMGGGTGTGAAPVIAQVAQELGILTVGIVTAPFLFEGKKKRLQAEEGIKELSAHCDTVLVILNDKLPQIYGNLTMSAAFAKADTVLTTAAKSIAEIITVTSDVNVDFEDVKTTMKQSGAAVMGSSITDGENRARRAAEEALNSPLLNNTDIHGAQKILLSIMSGIEHELEMDELTEITEYIQDKAGQDAEMIFGHGVDETLGQSIRVTVIATGFAREAHTITTPGQRPAAEAAPEPAERQSAPSANVAGAPAAPFVPSFGPPPAEPARVHLTLDGPGLPGNTPPLTGQPINGPGEPVLLPANTTTAPARPRPMDAQAEERRRRMQELSHGLPPDAVTQYEAPAYLRRQVKLETVVPSSEQNISRFNLSDDNELLGDNRFLHDNVD
- a CDS encoding cell division protein FtsQ/DivIB, with the translated sequence MHRTVRNFSVVFVCLLVLGGLGVFAAVRQAHRPVGAVDVSIANEFDNYFISERGITALLTKGGQEPVLGTRPEGPRLRELEARLAAHPFVRTAQVYRDLAGDLHADVTQNRPIARLTHPDARLDTYVDAAGQPLPLSPLYTARVATVARPGGAALPASFFQDSTGQRCLGFLRFVDEHPFWRAQVAEVIIAADGRLSFTQQVGDQRIEFGAPDNIPEKFAKLMVFYRQIPSVLGWDTYHRVNVEYQNQIICE
- a CDS encoding NADPH-dependent FMN reductase, producing MITLIIGTNRPNSRARRVASLYASLLHTMGAETQFLDLADLPNDALESTLYHNTGKHEAFNRLAAGLDASDKVVFFVPEYNCSFPGALKLFIDGLPYRGGLRGKKAALVGLGTGSQGGSLALSHLTDVLMYLDSAVLPQRVRLPFIDKELTAEGGLTTPLLEQLLREQAAALLAF